From Streptosporangium album, the proteins below share one genomic window:
- a CDS encoding CoA-acylating methylmalonate-semialdehyde dehydrogenase gives MKNVTHWINGAPAEGGGRTSEIFNPVTGKVSGRVHLASVDEVDAAVAAAAAAYPAWRDASLVRRSQVLFRFRELMDANRDELARLISAEHGKVHSDALGEVARGLEVVEFACGIPHLLKGGFSEGVSTRVDSYSIRQPLGVVAGITPFNFPAMVPMWMFPIAIAAGNAFILKPSEKDPSASLLMASLWKEAGLPDGIFNVVQGGKVAVDRLLEHPDVRAVSFVGSTPIARYVYETATSHGKRVQALGGAKNHMLVLPDADLDLVADAAVSAGFGSAGERCMAISVVLAVDPVGDELVDKIVARVSALTVGPGDDPASEMGPLVTEVHRDKVASYLDLGVSEGAKLVVDGRRTLIAGGAAAAETPGFWLGPTVLDHVPAGSRVHREEIFGPVLAIVRVSSYEEGLKLINDGEFGNGTAVFTNDGGAARRFQNEVEVGMIGVNVPIPVPMAFYSFGGWKASLFGDTHVHGTEGVHFYTRGKVVTSRWLDPSHGGVNLGFPTNG, from the coding sequence ATGAAGAACGTCACCCACTGGATCAACGGAGCCCCCGCCGAGGGCGGCGGCCGTACGTCCGAGATCTTCAACCCCGTGACCGGGAAGGTCAGCGGGCGGGTCCACCTCGCCTCGGTGGACGAGGTCGACGCCGCCGTGGCCGCCGCGGCGGCGGCCTACCCGGCCTGGCGGGACGCCTCGCTGGTCAGGCGCTCGCAGGTGCTGTTCCGCTTCCGCGAGCTGATGGACGCCAATCGCGACGAGCTGGCCCGGCTCATCTCCGCGGAGCACGGCAAGGTCCACTCAGACGCGCTGGGCGAGGTGGCCCGGGGCCTGGAGGTCGTGGAGTTCGCCTGCGGCATCCCGCACCTGCTCAAGGGCGGTTTCTCCGAGGGCGTCTCCACCCGGGTCGACTCCTACTCCATCCGTCAGCCGCTGGGCGTCGTCGCCGGGATCACCCCGTTCAACTTCCCGGCCATGGTGCCGATGTGGATGTTCCCGATCGCGATCGCCGCCGGCAACGCCTTCATCCTCAAGCCTTCGGAGAAGGACCCGTCCGCGTCGCTGCTGATGGCCTCCCTCTGGAAGGAGGCCGGGCTGCCGGACGGGATCTTCAATGTCGTCCAGGGCGGCAAGGTGGCGGTGGACCGGCTGCTGGAGCACCCGGACGTGCGCGCCGTCTCGTTCGTGGGGTCCACGCCCATCGCCAGATACGTCTACGAGACCGCCACCTCCCACGGCAAGCGGGTCCAGGCGCTCGGCGGTGCGAAGAACCACATGCTCGTGCTCCCCGACGCCGACCTCGACCTGGTCGCCGACGCGGCGGTGTCGGCGGGCTTCGGCTCGGCCGGTGAGCGCTGCATGGCGATCTCGGTCGTGCTGGCCGTCGATCCGGTCGGCGACGAGCTGGTCGACAAGATCGTCGCCCGGGTCTCCGCGCTGACCGTGGGTCCCGGCGACGACCCCGCCTCCGAGATGGGCCCCCTCGTCACGGAGGTCCACCGTGACAAGGTCGCCTCCTACCTCGACCTGGGTGTCTCCGAGGGGGCCAAGCTGGTGGTGGACGGCCGCCGGACCCTGATTGCCGGCGGCGCGGCCGCCGCCGAGACCCCGGGCTTCTGGCTCGGCCCGACGGTCCTCGACCACGTTCCGGCCGGCTCCCGCGTCCATCGGGAGGAGATCTTCGGCCCGGTCCTGGCGATCGTGCGCGTGTCCTCCTACGAGGAGGGGCTGAAGCTGATCAACGATGGCGAGTTCGGCAACGGCACCGCGGTCTTCACCAACGACGGGGGCGCCGCCCGGCGTTTCCAGAACGAGGTGGAGGTCGGCATGATCGGCGTCAATGTGCCGATCCCGGTGCCGATGGCCTTCTACAGCTTCGGCGGCTGGAAGGCCTCGCTGTTCGGCGACACCCACGTTCACGGGACCGAGGGCGTGCACTTCTACACCCGTGGCAAGGTCGTCACCTCACGCTGGCTCGACCCGAGCCACGGCGGCGTCAACCTGGGATTCCCGACCAACGGCTAG
- a CDS encoding extracellular solute-binding protein — protein sequence MLTFQGHVEYGGTSSAVNWVTPFERKTGCRVVKLDRVRTGEEMAAKLAGNSYDVISPPPDLAGQLVAEGSVAPVDTSLVEGYQDIPKLLRELPAMRQGGKVYGIPYLWGVNQVVYEQGRPQGPEALYTTAPVAIRDSPLSIADAALALRRASPGLGIKDPFQLTPAQLDAAVKLLAERDGPDRVYWKDSLDLIRVLATRAVRLAQALPYHRDLFKRAGRPMKALDRSPMTGWVDPWMLSARPASPNCAYKWLNWTASAGVQRSAAAWTGLAPANPKACAKRAQRMCDVYHVRDDDWIRRVSFAVRPAKDCGGGGGGGECTDYTDWMQRWKNLVK from the coding sequence GTGCTCACCTTCCAGGGCCATGTCGAGTACGGCGGGACCAGCTCCGCGGTGAACTGGGTCACCCCGTTCGAGCGGAAGACCGGATGCCGGGTCGTGAAGCTCGACCGGGTGAGGACGGGTGAGGAGATGGCCGCCAAACTCGCCGGCAACTCCTACGACGTCATCTCGCCGCCGCCGGACCTGGCCGGGCAGCTGGTGGCGGAGGGTAGTGTCGCACCGGTCGACACCTCCCTGGTCGAGGGCTACCAGGACATCCCCAAGCTGTTGCGTGAGCTGCCCGCCATGCGGCAGGGGGGCAAGGTCTACGGCATCCCGTACCTGTGGGGGGTCAACCAGGTCGTCTACGAGCAGGGCAGGCCGCAGGGGCCCGAGGCCCTCTACACGACCGCGCCCGTGGCGATCAGGGACAGCCCGCTGAGCATCGCCGACGCCGCGCTCGCGCTCAGGCGGGCCAGCCCCGGACTCGGGATCAAGGATCCGTTCCAGCTCACCCCCGCCCAGCTCGACGCCGCGGTGAAGCTGCTCGCCGAACGGGACGGCCCCGATCGGGTCTACTGGAAGGACTCCCTCGATCTGATCCGGGTCCTCGCGACGAGGGCGGTGCGGCTGGCGCAGGCCCTGCCGTACCACCGGGATCTCTTCAAGCGGGCGGGCCGGCCGATGAAGGCGCTGGACAGGTCACCGATGACCGGGTGGGTCGACCCGTGGATGCTCTCGGCCAGACCCGCCAGTCCGAACTGCGCCTACAAGTGGCTCAACTGGACCGCCTCGGCCGGTGTGCAGCGCTCGGCGGCCGCCTGGACGGGTCTCGCCCCGGCCAATCCCAAGGCGTGTGCCAAGCGCGCCCAGCGCATGTGCGACGTCTACCACGTCCGCGACGACGACTGGATCCGGCGCGTCTCCTTCGCCGTCCGCCCGGCGAAGGATTGCGGCGGCGGGGGCGGGGGCGGGGAATGCACCGACTACACCGACTGGATGCAGAGATGGAAGAACCTCGTGAAATGA
- a CDS encoding ABC transporter permease gives MRSKVVLTRMLRNPQARYGLIALLLLLALAYVGPFVGPHDWTEKDFLAFLEGPSAEHWWGTTQIGQDVYAVTLRGMQKSIVIGFLVALFSTGAAALVGAAAGYFGGWVDRALMWGADLLLVLPSFLIIAILSPNLKGGSWLWFVVLLGAFSWMITSRVVRSMTLSLREREYILAARYMGIPGWKIILRHIVPNLSSLLIIDATLNVSGAIIGEAALSFFGFGIQPPDVSLGTLIADGSSKVTGYPWLFLFPAGLLVLLVLSINLIGDGLRDALDPGSNQ, from the coding sequence ATGCGATCGAAAGTCGTCCTCACCCGCATGCTGCGCAACCCACAGGCCCGCTACGGCCTGATCGCGCTGCTCCTGCTCCTGGCGCTCGCCTACGTCGGCCCGTTCGTCGGCCCCCACGACTGGACCGAGAAGGACTTCCTGGCCTTCCTGGAGGGACCCTCGGCCGAGCACTGGTGGGGCACCACCCAGATCGGCCAGGACGTCTACGCGGTCACCCTGCGCGGCATGCAGAAGTCGATCGTCATCGGCTTCCTCGTCGCCCTCTTCTCCACCGGCGCCGCCGCCCTGGTCGGCGCCGCCGCCGGCTACTTCGGCGGGTGGGTGGACAGGGCCCTGATGTGGGGCGCGGACCTGCTGCTCGTGCTGCCCAGCTTCCTGATCATCGCGATCCTCTCGCCGAACCTCAAGGGCGGCTCGTGGCTCTGGTTCGTGGTCCTGCTCGGCGCCTTCTCCTGGATGATCACCTCCCGGGTGGTGCGGAGCATGACGCTCTCCCTGCGTGAACGGGAGTACATCCTGGCCGCCCGTTACATGGGCATCCCCGGCTGGAAGATCATTCTTAGGCACATCGTGCCGAACCTCTCGTCCCTGCTGATCATCGACGCCACGCTCAACGTCAGCGGCGCGATCATCGGCGAGGCGGCCCTGTCGTTCTTCGGGTTCGGCATCCAGCCGCCCGACGTCTCGCTCGGCACACTGATCGCGGACGGAAGCAGCAAGGTCACCGGCTACCCCTGGCTGTTCCTCTTCCCCGCCGGACTGCTCGTGCTGCTCGTGCTCAGCATCAACCTCATCGGCGACGGCCTGCGGGACGCACTCGACCCGGGGAGCAACCAGTGA
- a CDS encoding ABC transporter permease: protein MGTYLLKRLISNILLVAIAASMAYFLAATSLNPRAKYEGRQPPVAEAVVDATLDDYNLNDKTPVFERYVTWVSGVVTGDLGRTWEGKSVNEEMGRRIGVSLRLLLIGTIIGSGVGIAVGAYAAVRQYKISDRVVSVTSFVIMAIPVFVIATMLTIGAVGLNNSLGFTLLEYTGEYSPGLSGWAQFTNRLNHLILPTISLSLGQIAFYSRIQRNMMLDVLGQDFVRTARAKGLSRRKALLKHALRTALIPAATYFAFAFGTLLTGATFTENIFGWNGMGAWLVSSIQQNDTNAVAAVSLFAAVCVLVAGLLSDLVVAALDPRVRVS from the coding sequence ATGGGCACCTACCTGCTGAAGCGACTGATCAGCAACATCCTGCTGGTAGCCATCGCCGCGAGCATGGCGTACTTCCTCGCCGCCACGAGCCTGAACCCGAGGGCCAAGTACGAAGGCCGCCAGCCGCCGGTGGCGGAGGCCGTCGTCGACGCGACACTGGACGACTACAACCTCAACGACAAGACGCCGGTCTTCGAGCGCTACGTCACCTGGGTCTCCGGCGTCGTCACCGGCGACCTCGGCAGGACCTGGGAAGGCAAGTCGGTCAACGAGGAGATGGGCCGCCGTATCGGCGTCAGCCTCCGGCTGCTGCTCATCGGCACGATCATCGGCTCCGGTGTCGGTATCGCCGTCGGCGCCTACGCCGCGGTCAGGCAGTACAAGATCAGCGATCGGGTGGTCAGCGTGACCTCCTTCGTCATCATGGCGATCCCGGTCTTCGTGATCGCGACGATGCTCACCATCGGGGCGGTCGGGCTCAACAACTCCCTGGGTTTCACCCTGCTGGAGTACACCGGCGAGTACAGCCCGGGGCTGAGCGGCTGGGCGCAGTTCACCAACCGGCTCAACCATCTGATCCTGCCGACGATCTCACTCTCCCTCGGGCAGATCGCGTTCTACAGCCGGATCCAGCGCAACATGATGCTGGACGTGCTGGGCCAGGACTTCGTCCGCACCGCCAGGGCCAAGGGGCTCAGCCGCAGGAAGGCGCTGCTCAAGCACGCGTTGCGGACCGCGTTGATCCCGGCCGCGACCTACTTCGCCTTCGCCTTCGGCACGCTGCTGACCGGGGCGACCTTCACTGAGAACATCTTCGGCTGGAACGGCATGGGGGCCTGGCTGGTGAGCTCGATCCAGCAGAACGACACCAACGCGGTCGCCGCGGTGAGCCTGTTCGCGGCGGTGTGCGTCCTGGTCGCCGGCCTGCTGTCCGACCTCGTCGTGGCCGCCCTCGACCCCCGGGTGCGGGTGAGCTAG
- a CDS encoding ABC transporter ATP-binding protein, producing MNERIGTQGGLGGSATGTDAPILEVNDLNVTFRGGIKAVRGVSYQLSRGEVLGIVGESGSGKSVTSLAVMGLLPPGAEISGSVRLHGQELLDMPEERLTGLRGKSIGMIFQDPLSAFTPVYTIGDQIAEAVRIHQKVGKDAAAKRAVELLDLVGIPHPDVRARAFPHEFSGGMRQRAMIAMAIANDPDVLVCDEPTTALDVTIQAQVLEVLKTAQRETGAGIVMITHDLGVVAGIADRVLVMYAGKPVELGTVDEIYYRPRMPYTMGLLASIPRMDRPEGRLVPIEGNPPSPAALPPGCPFAPRCPMRVTACDEVEPDLERVGSGGRRAACIRSHEIDLKGLDGATIYPVPEAPAETVPRGPRDGRETVLRVENMVRHYPLMKGAVFKRRVGTVHAVDGISFDIAEGETLALVGESGCGKTTTLQQIMQLEAPQGGTVVVLGKDSAALAKADRRALRRDLQIVFQDPMAALDPRMPVGDILAEPLRAHGHKDVRGRIAELLTLVGLDPGHAERYPQHFSGGQRQRIGIARALALEPKLIVLDEPVSALDVSIQAGVINLLEDLKARLGLSYLFVAHDLSVVRHLADRIAVMYLGKIAEIGTVDEVYGRPAHPYTRALLSAIPLPDPELERSRERILLEGDLPSPADPPSGCRFRTRCPKRALLGEAQARRCEEEEPIVVRLAAAADHGAACHYPEETEVLPTSRP from the coding sequence GTGAACGAGCGGATCGGCACACAGGGCGGGCTCGGCGGATCAGCCACCGGCACGGACGCGCCCATCCTCGAGGTCAACGACCTCAACGTCACCTTCCGTGGCGGCATCAAGGCCGTCCGGGGCGTGAGCTACCAGCTCAGCCGGGGCGAGGTGCTCGGGATCGTCGGTGAGTCGGGCTCCGGCAAGTCCGTCACCTCGCTGGCGGTGATGGGCCTGCTCCCACCGGGCGCCGAGATCAGCGGCTCGGTCAGGCTGCACGGCCAGGAGCTGCTCGACATGCCGGAGGAGAGGCTCACCGGGCTCCGCGGCAAGTCCATCGGCATGATCTTCCAGGACCCGCTCTCGGCCTTCACCCCCGTCTACACCATCGGTGACCAGATCGCCGAGGCGGTGCGGATCCACCAGAAGGTCGGCAAGGACGCGGCCGCGAAACGGGCCGTCGAGCTGCTGGACCTGGTCGGCATCCCGCATCCGGACGTGCGGGCCAGGGCGTTCCCGCACGAGTTCTCCGGCGGCATGCGCCAGCGTGCCATGATCGCCATGGCCATCGCCAACGACCCCGACGTGCTGGTCTGCGACGAGCCGACCACCGCGCTCGACGTCACCATCCAGGCCCAGGTGCTGGAGGTGCTCAAGACCGCGCAGCGGGAGACCGGCGCCGGCATCGTGATGATCACCCATGACCTGGGGGTCGTCGCCGGCATCGCCGACCGGGTGCTGGTCATGTACGCCGGCAAGCCGGTCGAGCTCGGCACCGTGGACGAGATCTACTACCGCCCGCGCATGCCGTACACGATGGGCCTGCTCGCCTCGATCCCGCGGATGGACCGCCCGGAGGGGCGGCTGGTCCCGATCGAGGGGAACCCGCCCTCGCCCGCCGCGCTGCCGCCGGGCTGTCCTTTCGCACCGCGCTGCCCGATGCGGGTCACCGCCTGCGACGAGGTGGAGCCCGACCTGGAACGGGTCGGTTCCGGCGGCCGGCGGGCGGCCTGCATCCGCTCGCACGAGATCGACCTCAAGGGCCTCGACGGCGCCACGATCTACCCCGTGCCCGAGGCTCCCGCCGAGACCGTGCCGCGCGGGCCGCGGGACGGGCGGGAGACCGTGCTGAGGGTCGAGAACATGGTCCGGCACTACCCGCTCATGAAGGGCGCGGTGTTCAAGCGCCGGGTCGGCACCGTGCACGCGGTGGACGGCATCAGCTTCGACATCGCCGAGGGCGAGACGCTCGCCCTGGTCGGCGAGTCGGGCTGCGGCAAGACCACCACGCTCCAGCAGATCATGCAGCTGGAGGCGCCGCAGGGCGGCACGGTCGTCGTGCTCGGCAAGGACAGCGCCGCGCTGGCCAAGGCCGACCGCAGGGCGCTCCGCAGGGACCTGCAGATCGTCTTCCAGGACCCGATGGCCGCGCTCGACCCGCGGATGCCGGTCGGCGACATCCTCGCCGAGCCGCTCCGCGCGCACGGTCACAAGGACGTCAGGGGCCGGATCGCCGAACTGCTCACCCTGGTGGGCCTGGACCCCGGCCACGCCGAGCGCTACCCGCAGCACTTCTCCGGCGGGCAGCGCCAGCGCATCGGCATCGCCCGCGCCCTGGCCCTGGAGCCCAAGCTGATCGTGCTCGACGAGCCGGTGTCGGCGCTGGACGTGTCCATCCAGGCGGGTGTGATCAACCTGCTGGAGGACCTGAAGGCCCGGCTCGGCCTGTCCTACCTGTTCGTCGCCCACGACCTGTCGGTGGTCAGGCACCTCGCGGACCGGATCGCGGTCATGTATCTCGGCAAGATCGCCGAGATCGGCACCGTCGACGAGGTGTACGGCAGGCCCGCCCACCCCTACACCCGGGCGCTGCTGTCGGCGATCCCGTTGCCCGACCCCGAACTGGAGCGCTCACGCGAGCGGATCCTGCTCGAAGGCGACCTGCCCAGCCCGGCCGACCCCCCGTCCGGCTGCCGGTTCCGCACCCGTTGTCCCAAGCGCGCCCTGCTGGGCGAGGCGCAGGCGCGCAGGTGCGAAGAGGAAGAGCCCATCGTTGTCCGGCTCGCGGCTGCCGCCGACCACGGCGCCGCCTGCCACTATCCCGAGGAGACCGAGGTCCTTCCGACCTCTCGTCCCTGA
- a CDS encoding saccharopine dehydrogenase family protein: MRILLVGAGGVGSAVVPIAARRDFFEHIVVADSRQDRAAETVAKIDDPRFSAIGLDASDQAAVEAALAEHRCDVLFNAVDPRFTMPLFRAALNAGAHYLDMAMSLSRPHPRRPYELTGVKLGDEQFALGDAWRAKDRLALVGMGVEPGLADVFARYAAEHLFESIEEIGIRDGSNLVVEGYDFAPTFSIWTTIEECLNPPVIWEDGEWHTTEPFSEPEVFDFPEGIGPVECVNVEHEEVLLVPRWIDARRVTFKYGLGEEFIDVLKTLHKLGLDNAGKIRVGGVEASPRDVVAASLPDPATLGDRMRGKTCAGTWVKGVGKDGEPREVYLYHVVDNEWSMREYGCQAVVWQTAVHPVVALELLATGGWSGTGVLGPEAFDAVPFLDLLTTYGSPWGMRDQAGQALLSA, encoded by the coding sequence ATGAGAATCCTTCTTGTGGGAGCGGGCGGGGTCGGCTCCGCCGTGGTTCCGATCGCCGCGCGCCGAGATTTCTTCGAACACATCGTGGTGGCCGACTCCAGACAGGACCGCGCCGCGGAGACCGTGGCCAAGATCGACGATCCGCGCTTCAGCGCCATCGGGCTGGACGCCTCCGACCAGGCGGCGGTCGAAGCCGCTCTGGCCGAGCACCGCTGTGACGTGCTCTTCAATGCCGTGGATCCGCGTTTCACCATGCCCCTGTTCCGGGCCGCGCTCAACGCCGGGGCGCACTACCTCGACATGGCGATGTCGCTGTCGCGACCGCACCCCCGGAGGCCGTACGAGCTGACCGGGGTGAAGCTGGGCGACGAGCAGTTCGCGCTGGGCGACGCCTGGCGCGCCAAGGACAGGCTGGCGCTGGTGGGCATGGGCGTGGAGCCCGGGCTCGCCGACGTGTTCGCCCGCTACGCGGCCGAGCACCTCTTCGAGAGCATCGAGGAGATCGGCATCCGCGACGGGTCGAACCTGGTGGTCGAGGGCTACGACTTCGCGCCGACCTTCTCCATCTGGACGACCATCGAGGAGTGCCTCAACCCGCCGGTGATCTGGGAGGACGGCGAATGGCACACCACCGAGCCGTTCAGCGAGCCGGAGGTCTTCGACTTCCCCGAGGGGATCGGCCCGGTCGAGTGCGTGAACGTCGAGCACGAGGAGGTGCTGCTCGTCCCGCGCTGGATCGACGCCAGGCGGGTGACGTTCAAATACGGTCTCGGTGAGGAGTTCATCGACGTCCTGAAGACCCTGCACAAGCTCGGCCTGGACAACGCGGGCAAGATCCGGGTCGGCGGCGTCGAGGCCTCGCCCCGGGACGTCGTCGCCGCCAGCCTGCCCGACCCGGCCACGCTCGGTGACCGGATGCGCGGCAAGACCTGCGCCGGCACCTGGGTGAAAGGCGTCGGCAAGGACGGCGAGCCGCGCGAGGTCTACCTCTACCACGTGGTCGACAACGAGTGGTCGATGCGCGAGTACGGCTGCCAGGCCGTGGTCTGGCAGACCGCCGTGCACCCCGTCGTCGCGCTGGAACTGCTGGCCACCGGCGGCTGGTCGGGCACGGGAGTGCTGGGCCCCGAGGCGTTCGACGCCGTGCCGTTCCTGGACCTGCTCACCACCTACGGCTCGCCGTGGGGCATGCGCGACCAGGCCGGCCAGGCGCTTCTGTCCGCCTGA